A single window of Rubripirellula lacrimiformis DNA harbors:
- a CDS encoding phytoene desaturase family protein yields MTAAYDTIIIGAGMSGLAAGIRLAHFDQRVCILEKHYTIGGLNSFYRMGGRDYDVGLHAMTNYATKGSDKRGPLAKLIRQLRFRWEDFKLAEQIGSSIRFPDVSLDFTNDIALLESEIAKQFPGQVDGFRSLCGSLLDYTDMDGDSPDFMRSARDVMAEHISEPLLIEMLICPLMWYGNARENDMDFGQFCIMFRACYLEGFGRPFKGVRVILKNLVKKFRGLGGELKLRSGVAKIHVENGQAVGVVLDDGTELTGKRILSSAGNIETLRMCDDISKVDVARAGKLSFIESISVLDRKPIDFNFDRTIVFYNDSEKFHWQKPSDSLCDARTGVICSPNNYIYDAEEGELPDGVIRITTLADHDRWCALPEEKYRAEKVIQYDDAIASAIRFMPDFRGYVVDTDVFTPKTIRRFTFHDNGAVYGAPDKQLDGTTHLPNVFLCGTDQGFVGIVGAIVSGISMANRHCLQV; encoded by the coding sequence ATGACTGCTGCTTACGACACGATCATCATTGGTGCCGGGATGAGCGGCTTGGCGGCTGGAATTCGTTTGGCGCACTTTGATCAACGCGTCTGCATTCTGGAAAAACACTACACCATCGGCGGCTTGAATTCGTTTTATCGGATGGGGGGGCGTGACTATGACGTCGGCCTGCACGCGATGACGAACTATGCGACCAAGGGGTCGGACAAGCGAGGTCCGCTGGCCAAGCTGATTCGCCAATTGCGGTTCCGATGGGAAGATTTCAAGCTGGCCGAACAGATTGGATCCTCGATCCGTTTCCCCGATGTCTCGCTGGACTTCACCAACGACATCGCATTGCTGGAATCCGAGATCGCCAAACAGTTCCCCGGCCAGGTCGACGGGTTCCGTTCGCTGTGCGGTTCGCTGCTGGACTACACCGACATGGACGGCGATTCGCCCGATTTCATGCGTTCGGCGCGTGACGTGATGGCGGAACACATCAGCGAACCGTTGCTGATCGAAATGCTGATTTGCCCGCTGATGTGGTACGGCAACGCTCGCGAGAACGACATGGACTTTGGTCAGTTCTGCATCATGTTCCGGGCTTGCTATTTGGAGGGCTTCGGACGCCCGTTCAAAGGTGTCCGCGTGATCCTGAAGAACCTGGTCAAGAAGTTTCGCGGCCTCGGTGGTGAACTGAAACTGCGCAGCGGGGTCGCCAAGATCCATGTCGAAAACGGACAGGCTGTCGGCGTGGTCCTGGACGATGGAACCGAACTGACGGGCAAACGGATCCTGTCGTCTGCTGGCAACATTGAAACGCTGCGGATGTGCGACGACATCAGCAAAGTGGATGTCGCGCGAGCCGGCAAACTTTCGTTCATTGAATCGATTTCCGTGCTGGACCGAAAACCCATCGATTTTAACTTTGACCGCACGATCGTGTTCTACAACGACAGCGAAAAGTTCCATTGGCAGAAACCCAGCGATAGCCTCTGTGACGCTCGCACCGGCGTGATCTGTTCGCCCAATAATTACATCTACGATGCCGAGGAAGGTGAATTGCCCGACGGCGTGATTCGGATCACAACGCTGGCCGATCATGATCGTTGGTGTGCACTGCCGGAAGAAAAATATCGAGCCGAAAAGGTGATCCAGTACGACGATGCGATCGCATCGGCGATCCGATTCATGCCCGATTTCCGCGGCTATGTCGTCGACACCGATGTGTTCACGCCCAAGACGATCCGCCGGTTCACGTTCCACGACAACGGTGCGGTCTACGGTGCACCCGACAAACAGCTGGACGGAACCACGCATCTGCCGAACGTGTTTTTGTGCGGCACCGACCAGGGATTCGTGGGGATCGTGGGCGCCATCGTCAGCGGCATCAGCATGGCCAACCGGCATTGTTTGCAGGTCTAG